The genomic region CTCGCAGCCTCATTTTTGTTGGAGCTGACGTATCTAGTGCATATCACACTCTTTCCATCAGTCACGGCGAAGTTGAGCAAGCTCGTGAAGTTATCTTCCTCTTCCTTTCGAAAATCTGGCAGGCTCTTGATGTATCCATTGATCCTCTCGATAGTCTTCAGCATTGCCTTCCTCAGCACCGTGTGACCAAAACCATCTACTTGCTTCACTGCATCGTCGGGGTCGACTCCAGCCTTGTCCAGACAGTCCAAGAAGAGTGCGAAGGCGCACTCACTATCGGTGGAGCCTTGAATGCCTTCGAACCATCGATCACCAATCTCCGACACCAACCGTCTCTTCACGCCCAATTTCCATCCTCCGATCCCACCATTGTGCATCCACATCAACGCTCCCCTCGAAAAGGGATGGCAGTTGCTGTCACTCAGTGcaccttccgtactcgctcGCACGTGCGCAAAGATCAACGGACTGACCGTCTTGCTCGCCAACCTTTCCAAGTTCCTGCAGTTCCATGCCGGAATCGTTGACGTGAAGATACATGGCTCGGGTCCGAGGTCGACTACTTCCTCCTTGGGCGCATAGCTGTGGCTGGGATGTGTATTGCTCAGACTCCTCCCTCTGGGCGCTGGGGCTGTAGTGTAATATCCCACCCCAAATCCATCTCCATTATGCGGCCTGGTAGTGTCGATGCGCAACCTCGAGTCGTAGCTCTGTGTGAGGATGCTATGGGTCGGACTCGTGATCAAATGGCTGAGGAGGATGGGCGACTGGCCGGAGTATATCAGAAAACGGCACATGTCGAGGTTCCGGGCTTGGATATATTATGTATATCGGGCCTTTGGCAGTACTCGGCACTCCTCACGTCGCCCCTCACTGCTTCTCCTCACTGCTCCACG from Fulvia fulva chromosome 2, complete sequence harbors:
- a CDS encoding putative glutamine amidotransferase DUG3; the protein is MCRFLIYSGQSPILLSHLITSPTHSILTQSYDSRLRIDTTRPHNGDGFGVGYYTTAPAPRGRSLSNTHPSHSYAPKEEVVDLGPEPCIFTSTIPAWNCRNLERLASKTVSPLIFAHVRASTEGALSDSNCHPFSRGALMWMHNGGIGGWKLGVKRRLVSEIGDRWFEGIQGSTDSECAFALFLDCLDKAGVDPDDAVKQVDGFGHTVLRKAMLKTIERINGYIKSLPDFRKEEEDNFTSLLNFAVTDGKSVICTRYVSSNKNEAASLFFSSGTNWAEQPSATPNAKSKVGKGEYKMERRDKGADIVLVASEPLTFERDNWVTVPTNSVLTIHNQNVLIHPILDEYYNHTASFVRSTEFAADKGQTTGDGMAEKNSAQGAIARMSSVDGLADRGGGVAVGAAA